TCACCACTAACCACCAACTACTAACAAATTCTAATTTTTTATTGCCGCCATTTGTTCAAAAGAGCGCAGTAATAGTCTTCGTCCCAACTCTATATCTTTGGGCGCACATTGCCAATCAGGATGTGCTGTCATCAGCAAACTATCCAAAGTTTCTTGATCAAATAAATGCCACACAGGAGCGCCATTGATTTCTGTTTCTATGGCATAGCAATTAGAACTAACACAGTGAATTTTACAAGTATCAGCAATTCTTGCCAAGGTCATTTTTTCTCCTGGTTGTAGCGAACGAAATTGCTGCATGACTTGCTTGAGTTCGCTTTTGGCAGACACAATCAGTCCAGGAAGCGCTATTGTGAAATTTTTGTCTCCATTTACCATAATCCAGTAGTGACGACTGGGGTCGATTCCTTCTAACCAAGGTAATTCATCATCAAGACGATAGCGTGGTGACAAACAAAACAAGGCTTCCATAGGTAAAACAGTGACTTTGTTGTGCAATATTTGAGTGAGATTGATCACCGGACACGTGCAAAGTCGATTGTTGAACTTGCGATCGCACCCGTCATACCCATAATTAATACCCTACCGACTCAAGCACACTCCCCAAAAATACTTTAGAAGTCGGCACTTGTGAAAAATGGACGGCAAGGTCATCTTAGCGATATTTTTATTTTTTGATAAATGTCACCTATAAATCAAATAAATTTAGCAAAAGTTATTAAACTAATTAACACTTCTTAATATAAAGGCTGCTCAAAAATGCACTTAGTATAAGCAAATTCTCTATAAGTAAACACTTTGCGTCCCTGTGCGCTCATCTTTGCGAGACTCTGCGTTTAAACTCGCTAATAATGTACTAATTAAGCAGAATCTGGCAAAGTCACTTCTAGCTTGAGACAGTTATAACCATCAACCTGTAACTTGTACTCAACTTTATCCATAAGACGATTCATAATTAGCCAACCATAACCACCTTCTTGTTTATCCGTAGGGCTAGGAGGTAAATAGTTGGATAAGTCGAAGCCATCACCACGATCCCAAATTTCCAAGGCTATATCTCGGTCTTTAAATTCTAAACGGATTAAAACTGGTAAAGAGGGCTGGTCTCTATGGGCATGACGCACGACGTTAGAATAAGCTTCTACCAAAGCAAGTCGTAGACGACTTGATTGCCGTGACCAATCTATCGATTCTTTGAACTGGATTTCCAAGCATCCCAACAACCAGTTTTCGACGATGCTTAAAAACTTCAAGTCGCTTGGTACATGAAGTTCACTTTTCATCATTTAAAAAACCTCCAGTGAGAGTATGGTCTGGTCATCTTCTTGAATATTATTGTCAGCCTGAATACGGGCTAACAAATGATTGAGAGATAGTGGTTGAGTTTCTTGTTGCAAGAGTTGCCAAAGACCATCAAGATGTAGCATAGAACGATGATTTGGCTTCAAACCATTCACTGAGTTTTCTACTGCATAACTCTTTTTTGTCACCATCGCCTCAGTAATCCCATCACTGGTAAACAATAGGATATCCTTGGGAGCAAGAAACAATTGCCCAAAGTCTGCTTGCCATTTAGGTAAAATACCCAAAGGAATACTGCGTATTTTTAGGTACTGGGGATTTTCTGTATCAGTTTCACGAGACCACAGCAGGGGATATATGTGACCTGCATTGGCATAAACAAGTTCTCTGGTGCTGGGGGTATATCGGGCTAAGATGAGAGTAATAAAGCAATTGCTACTAATTAAGTCATCACCTAAAGCTTTATTGAGATTTTGAATCACCATGTTTGGCATGGCTGGTGTTTCTTGAGATAATTCGCGGCGTAACACCGAGATTGCACTAGCCATAAACAATGCAGCAGGGACACCCTTACCGGAAACATCACCCACTGCTAACCATAAATCTCCTTTGGGATGGACAAACACTTCAAAAAAATCTCCCCCGACTTCACGGGCGGGGTAACAACGAGCTTGTACTTTTGCACCTTTGATATCAGGTAAGCTTTGACGTAGCAAGTTGTTTTGAATTTGACGAGCAATCTCCAATTCAGCCCGAATCTGTTGTTGTTTTTCCTGAAGACGTTGGTAGAGTTTTGCTTGGGAAAGGGCTAAAGCTGCTTGTTCCGCAACACCTGTAATCAGCTGAATATCTTCGTCTTGCCAAGGTTGCTCCCGTTCTGTTTGATGGAGAGCAAGAACAGCAAGGAGATGTTGCTGATAAATCAGTGGCAATGCCAATTGGTAACAAAGATTCTCATTTATA
Above is a genomic segment from Fischerella sp. JS2 containing:
- a CDS encoding SpoIIE family protein phosphatase — translated: MTETDVEKLKLMVVDDEPDNLELLYRTFRRDFQVYKANHAMKALEILDKEGEMAVIISDQRMPEMNGTEFLSLTVERFPDTIRILLTGFTDVEDLVDAINSGQVFKYITKPWKPDRLKEIVEQAADTYQLVKKRTQELRRALRRESLFNAVTTAIRESLDYSSMLEKIVATIGQSFETSYCLLRPVESNCLTEDEFSYLDPKIPCSCESFDARLLIEQVLKTQHYQHSLYTINENLCYQLALPLIYQQHLLAVLALHQTEREQPWQDEDIQLITGVAEQAALALSQAKLYQRLQEKQQQIRAELEIARQIQNNLLRQSLPDIKGAKVQARCYPAREVGGDFFEVFVHPKGDLWLAVGDVSGKGVPAALFMASAISVLRRELSQETPAMPNMVIQNLNKALGDDLISSNCFITLILARYTPSTRELVYANAGHIYPLLWSRETDTENPQYLKIRSIPLGILPKWQADFGQLFLAPKDILLFTSDGITEAMVTKKSYAVENSVNGLKPNHRSMLHLDGLWQLLQQETQPLSLNHLLARIQADNNIQEDDQTILSLEVF
- a CDS encoding ATP-binding protein, which produces MKSELHVPSDLKFLSIVENWLLGCLEIQFKESIDWSRQSSRLRLALVEAYSNVVRHAHRDQPSLPVLIRLEFKDRDIALEIWDRGDGFDLSNYLPPSPTDKQEGGYGWLIMNRLMDKVEYKLQVDGYNCLKLEVTLPDSA